The sequence aactttattttgtgcgttccttccacttttgcatgtttcctttctgtcctctaagccattcctgccctataaaggttgaaaatacttaacacacagatcacggcatcgaatggtaataaaggataattaaaattaacatttttaaggcctaggaaacatgttttcacatatatcatagaataaggaaggaattgtaaaaccatgcaaattgtatgaataagtgagtaaagacttgataaaaaccattcaattaagcacaagataaatcataaaatagtggtttatcacgggCTGACGACTGCGGCAGCCGACGGCAGGCAGGCGACACTGGGcggagaagagaggaagagggcagccaagaagaagagaggaaatGAAAAGAATGCTGCTTCTCAACAGGGCAGCTCGCCCTATTAACGCCCAGCTcgcgacctgtgcggacgcacagaagcGATAACGTAGAGAGGGTGCGAACGCACACAGCGTGCGATCGCTACAACCAGAGAGGTTACAAAAAGGTGTGCGGGCGCACAAGAGTGTGCGCTCACACAGAGGAATGTTTTTTTTCATGTGGACAAAAACACGcatgcgtgcgcacacaggtacGTGCGCACACACAGACAATAAGAAAGGGGAAGGGGTGCGCTCGCATAAGCTGTTCCCTTGCTCCCCACAGAGGGACTTACAAATggtgtgcggatgcacacgtctgtgcggccgCACCAATGAGGCACGAAAGGGGATGGGTGCGTATGCACGcatctgtgcgcatgcacaaatCAGAGAAAAGGGTCAGTGcgctcgcacaagctgtgctggcgCTGCCACCAGAGGGCATGTCAGGGCGTGTGCGGACACACGGGCTCGTGCGTCCGCACAGATGGCGAAAAACACagtgttgtgcgcacgcacagggtgGTGCGCACGCACAAATGCCCTGTTTCAGAAAAatcttttctcttcaaaactaagGTTCCTAATCTTAGCACAACAACATACCAACCCCAAATCATTCAAACAAGCATAAGATCACAGTCCACAAGGAATTCTAACTTATTCAACTCAAAATTATCAAACCAAACCTAGGCTAATCATTATATCACATGGAAACAAGTAGTTCAAAAAGCTATAAACAAGAGATAAAGTTAGAAAAATGTCActatggtagggtgtctcccaccaagcactttggtttaaagtcctaAGTTAGACTTGTATGGCTTCATTGGTCACTTAGGAACTTCCCCAAGGAGGAAAATCTCCAACTCCCTAGCTTGCTTTGGTTGAGCACGATCCTTTGAAATTGACTATTTTGCACTATCCTCCTTTCCTTGTTCCTTGTCATCTTCAATCACTTTGTCTTCAACTATGTTGCTCCAAAAAATGGAGTAAGCTTCAAGAATGGGCTTGTTGGACTCCTCCAAGGTGAACTTGACTAATTTTTCATCCGACTCAAAAGAATAGACTCCCGAGTGTGCATCTAGCTTGAAACGGACCgtcttcaagaatggtcttccaaggaGTATTGATGATGGCTTGGTTGAGTCAATAGGAGGTGTCTCCAAGATGTGAAAATCAGCTGGAAAGAGCAATCCTTGAATATTGACTATGACATTCTCTGCAATCCCCATAATTGACACAATACTCTTGTCGGCTAACACAAATCTCGCCCCAGATCTCTTTAGGGGTGCTAAGTTAAGTTTTTCATAGATGGGGAGTGGCATGATGCTCACACACGCCCccaaatcacacatacagtctgTGAACTTGGTCCCACCAATCGGACAAGTAACGAAATATGGGCTGGGATCATTGCATTTTTCAGGAAGTAAAGAAGAGATAGAATGCTCTACCGGCTTGTTGTTGAGGTTGCCAAGCTTGTCTTTGTGAGTGCAGATATCCTTGAGGAACTTGGCATATTTCGGCACTTGTTGAATAGCTTGAAAGAGAGGGACGGTAACTTCAACTTTCTCAAAAACTTTCACCACAGTGGGGTCAAGATCTTCTTGTTTCTTTGCTTTCTTTGCCAAGGTTGGGAATGGAATGGGCAAAGACTCTTCAAGCAAGGTCTTTCTCTTGGGCTCCTTGACCTTTGGTGGTTCTTCCTCACTTTTGTCAACAGTTTCATTCTTACTCCTCATCACCTCCACTTCATCTTCTACCTCCTCATTGTTTGTCTCCTCACTCAACTTTGAGGGTATAGCCACACTCTTATCCAATTTAGTACCACTTCTAAGAGTAATGGCATTTATGCTTCCTTTAGAATTAGGTTGAGGTTGGGAAGGCAAACTACTTGAGGTTGAGGCTTGTTGGGTGCCTTGTGTGGTTTGAGGAGGGAGAGTTAAACGAGTAAGGGCTTCGGCTATTGTAGCCATGTATGCATCTTGTTTCTTATGGAACTCTCTTTGTTCTTGCATGAAGGTATGGATTGTGTCATTCATGTGGGATTGATTGGAGGGAAGGGCTTGATTAACTTGAGAAGGATTGGATCTACTGTTTGGATGTTGATACTTCACTTGAGATGGAAGTTGTGGGGGTTGTTGGTATGGTTATTGGTATTGTGGTTGACCTTGTGGGTGTTGATGGTAGTAGACTTGAGCATTTTGGTTGGGTTGAGCTTGGGGAGCttgattccacctttggtttgagttatctctccacccttggttTTGATTACCTCTATATGGGTGGGGTCCTTGGTTGTAATTGGGTCTTTGTGGGTAGGGGTTAGCAACCGCCAATGTAGTGTCCTCTTGGATTTGAGGGCACTCATCGGTGTAATAAGTAGTACAAGCACAAACACCACATATCCTTGCTGGTCCTTCGATCCTAGGAGGTTGAGGTGGGGCATTTATCAAGGCTTGAGGGATTTGTTGCCCTTGAGTGATTTGCCTCAACAAAATTGTCATCTCACCAAGGGTTTTTGTCAAAATTGCATCTCCGGAGGGAGAAACCTTACTCAATGCCTTTGGTTGTGGACTCCTAGCCCTAGAATGTTGAGTTGAATACACCAAGTCCGATATAACTTCCCATGCTTCTGCTGTAGTCTTGTTTTTGGTCAATGATCCTCCACTCGCGGCATCCAAGAGAAGCTTATCTTGGTGGTACATTCCTTGACAAAAATAACTGATCAAAACCAACTCATCTATCCGGTGGTGAGGGCAAGCTTCCAGTAACTTCTTAAATCTCTTCCAATATTCATACAAAGTCTCCCCATCCTTTTGCACAATGCAAGAGATCTCTCTTCGCAGCTTGTCTTTCTGAGGAGGGTAGAACTTCTCAAAAAATTCTTTTCGCAACAAGTCCCAATTGGATCTAACTTCACCCAGCTGAGTATAAAACcattccttcactttttcttccaaagaaaaagggaaagcgaAGACCAACACCGCGGCTTTATCCGCCCCATGTCTTCTTGTAGTTGCACATGCAACTTGGAAATCCTTAAGGTGCTTCAAAGGATCTTCCCCAGGCAATATATTGTACTTGGGGAGCAAGTTATTTGTGCCAGACTTAAGCTCAAAATTCGGATCCAAGGCCGGATATAGAATCTGAAGTGGTTACAAGGCAAGATCAGGAGCTCCAACCTCCTTCAAGGTAATCCTTTAAGGTGGGTCTGCCATGATGGTGTCACCTGAGTCACTCAAAGATAATTCagtactccccacagatgaatatAAAGTCTCCTCGTTGATCGGAGAATGAGAGTCACGGAGGGTTGGTGATAGTGAATGGGAGTGATTCTCAAGGGAACCCGAATCACTATTCACAAAAGCTAGTCggtgccgagcttgccttatacgagTTAAAGTTCTTTCGATTTCTGGGTCAAAAGTGGCCAAGCTCGGGTCTGGAAGCGACCGTGTCATTCAACTGAGGAGGCAATGAAATCATGCAATTATGAAAggcaaaacaaaacaaagaagaaaaatagGCAAGTAAACAAGAACTAACTTAGCAATTTATAACTACCAATACTaactgttcatatcctgggtcgagaTGTACGACCCGGGCTGCTTGaagacaaagcaaccgacctgTTCAGATCTAGAATCCCtgatctcttctcaaagaggttggCCAAATCGAGAATAGAGGCCCGAAgcaggcccaaatagaggaacacgacccaaatccaaaagcagcccaagcctagaaggataagggcagttcccttaaagataaggaTGAATTTACtcaaggataagataagataactatcttatccccagaaagatcactctacaaacaatataaatacactggagcacccaggtataatatacactctgattctacaaaatacTTGCTTAATacccttactaacttaagcatcagagtcccttgtaggtaccaccaccctccggtatagaaggatcagcagcattaccCGTCTAACAAGTTGGACGCGGCAGCgccggccaccacccacaaggCGGATACATCATCTCTGACcaacacagaagatctcgtctgagatcgacctacagtttcaggtaaccctcggaacattggcgccgttaccagagaacctggaagtcatcccatcatcatggcagacaaccttgacaacgaccacaattctgATTTAGAGAACAGAACGCCACATAAGAATGCGGAAGTCACACCAGACGATACTTCTCAGCCTAACAAAAACAAGAATTCGCCAAGCACAAGagtcatggaggcacttcaagatcgactaaaacaactcgaaaaagaggttgaATATCAACCGAaagctgagagagacctacgaagggaagctaggCGATGCCGAGAATTAGAAGACAAGCTCCTACAGCTTGAAGCTGATCTCAAAACTAAAATAACTCGATCCAGTCACGAAGATAGCCCCCGCAAAGActaagacccattcaccaaagagatcatgaaggccaaaataccaaaagacttcaaaccccCTGACATGATTCCGTACGACAGCACAttagatcccaaccatcatctcagtaacttcaaaagtagaatgtatctcactgacgcctcagatgcaattcgatgcaaagccttcccgactaccttgacaaagacagcaattaaatggtttgacaatctgccccctaggtccatctctaGCTTTGACAACTTGGCCAAAAGGTTTctagctagattctccatccaaaaggacAAAACTAAGCACACCCCaagcctattagggatcaagcaaggagatcgagaaAGTCTTCGTagctacatgaaaagattcaacaaagaatgtctggacatacaaagtctaccaacagaagcagccattatgggtctcatcaacggcttgcgagagggaccttttagtcactccatatcgaaaaaacatcccacatctctgaatgaagtgcaagaacgagcagagaaatacattaacatggaggaaaactctcgactaggagagtcctcaaaatctggattcccctactcctcccgagataaggataaagagtccaagaagaaagaagatcagcatggagaaaagatcaaaaaataccacaattacacccctcttcgggtgtcacTTATGGATGTttatcgagaagtatgccatactgaaaagatatCCCCAGCTCacccactcaaaagcaagaaaggaggaggaaattggacataatactgtgaatatcatcgaatctatggacatcccacAAACGAGTGCTTCGATTTGAAGAATTtcctagaaaaattggtaagagaggggagactagatcggtacttagccagcaaAACAGATGagcccagaaaaagaagaagggacgaagaggacGGACGAACCGAATGACCACCTCGTACcccggagagacatgtccacatgatacacggaggatttgcaggaggaggaatctccaaatcatctcgcaaaagacatcttaaagaagtatatcatgtcgagggaggagaagaagcacCCGACTTCCCTACTATTAccttcactaaagaggacgcagttGGCGTCATcccaggacatgacgatcccatggtcatcattATCATActggccaacgctaatctccaccgcacactggtggaccagggaagctcggtgatgagcggataatttataccctttttggcattatttttacatagtttttagtatgttttaattactttttgttatatttttattagtttttatgcaaaaatcacatttctggactttactatgagtttgtgtatttttctgtgatttcaggtattttttggctgaaattgagggacctgagcaaaaatctgattcagaggttgaaaaaggactgtagatgctgttggattctgacctccctgcacactaagtagattttctggagctacagaagcccaattggaaagtatacatcttgggctttccagcaatatataatagtccatactttgctcgagatttgatggcccaaactggcgttcaaagtcagcctaaaatatcttggcgtaaaacgcccaaactggcaccagaattggagttaaacgcccaaactggcaccaaagctggcatttaacttcaggaacagcctatgcacgaaaaagcttcagtgctcagcccaagcacacaccaagtgggccccgaaagtggatttctgcactatctgcacttagttactcattttctgtaaccctaagttactagtctagtataaaaactacttttagagatttatttgagGTCTTTTGTTAACcttatgctatcatagaccattgCACACGTTTggaggttggccattcggccatgcctagacctttcacttatgtattttctacggtggagtttctacaccccatagattaaggtgtggagctctgctgttcttcatgaattaatacaagtactactattttctattcaattcacacctacttcttctccaagatatactctcattcttaattcagttaagtcagaatgaaggggtgacccgtgacaatcacccaatctttgttactcgcttagccaagatcgcgtgcctgacaaccacaaagcggtctacttgatgttcaatgtagtcattggacgacagccggagtatattctcttgtgTTCACAATCAACGATCCAcattgtctctcctgacaacagagcatctgaatctgagattagaaccttcgtggtataggctagaaccattggcagcattcttgagattcgaaaagtctaaaccttgtctgtggtattccgagtaggatctgggaagggatgattgtgacgagcttcaaacttgcgaatgttgggcgcagtgacagtgtgcaaaaggacaatggtcctattccgatgctagcggggaccgacagatgattagccgtgcggtgacagcgcatatggatttattttcatccgagaggatcatacagcttgccatggaaggaggtaacgcatggttggaagaaggcaataggaaagcagaagttcaaaagcaacaaagcatctctagacgcttatctgaaattcccaccaatgaattacataagtatctctattttattttatattttatttatattttaattgtcaaaccctcttaaccatttgaatctgcctgactgagatttacaaggatgaccatagcttgcttcaagccgacaatctccgtgggatcgacccttactcacgtaaggtattacttggacgacccagtgcacttgctggtcagttacacgaaattgtgaagaagtcttgagatcacgttctcccacaccaagtctttggcgctaTAGCCAGGGAATGAATAATCACGATTCTGGCGTAAATCTCAgacaggcagattcaaatggttaagaGGTTTTGACAATTaacatataaataaaatataaaataaaatagagatacttatataattcattggtgggaatttcagataagcgtctagagatgctttgttgcttctgaacttctgtttTCCTACTGACTtattccaaccatgcgttacctccttccatggcaagctgtatgattctctcggatgaaaacaaatccatatgcgctatcaccgtacggctaatcatctgtcggttctcgctagcgtcagaataggaccattgtccttttgcacactgtcactgcgcccaacattcgcaagtttgaaactcgtcatagtcatcccttcccagatcctactcgaaataccacggataaggtttagactttccggatctcaggaatgctgcgaatggttctagcctataccacgaagaaactaatctcacgaactcggtccgggtattagatatccaagagagtatactccggctgtcatccaatgactacgttgaacatcatgtagatcgctttgtggttgtcaggcatgcgatcttggctaagtgagtaacgaagattgggtgattgtcacgggttaccccttcattctgaattaactgaactaagaacgagagtatatcttgaagaagaagtaggcgtgaattgaatagaaaacagtagtaattgcattaattcatgaagaacagcagagctccacaccttaatctatggggtgtagaaactccaccgtagaaagtacataagtgaaaaaggtctaggcatggccgtgaggccagcctccaaacgtgtacaatggtctatgatagcataaggttaacaaaagacataaaataaatctctaaaagtagtttttatactagactagtagcctagggttacagaaaatgagtaactaagtgcagatagtgcagaaatccacttcgagtgcaggaaggtcagaatccaacagcatctgcagtcctttttcagcctctgaatcaaatttttgctcaggtccctcaatttcagccagaaaatacctgaaattacagaaaaaaacacacactcatagtaaagtccagaaatatgatttttgcataaaaactaataaaaatataataaaaagtaattaaaacatactaaaaactatgtaaaaacaatgccaaaaagggtacaaattatccgctcatcacaacaccaaacttaaatttttgcttgtccccaagcaactgaaaacaaaaaaggataaaaagaagagaatatacaatgaattccaaacttatcaatgaacttagttccaattagatgagcggggcttgtagcctttttgcctctgaacagttttggcatctcactttatcctttgaagttcagaatgattggcatatataggaactcagaattcagatagtgttattgattctcctagttcagtatgttgattcttgaacatagctactttatgagttttggccgtgaccctaagcattttgttttccaatattaccaccggatacataaatgccacagacacatgactgggtgaaccttttcaaattgtgactcagctttgctagagtccccagttagaggtgtccagagctcttaagtacactcttttttctttggaccacgactttaaccgctcagtctcaagcttttcacttgacaccttcacaccacaagcacatggttagggacagcttggtttagccgcttaggccaggattttattcctgtgggccctcctatccattaatgctcaaagccttggatctttttttattacccttgccttttggtttaaagggctattggctttttctgcttgctttttcttttttttttcttttttttctttataatttttttttgcattattttttttctgcaagcttttgtgttcactgctttttcttgcttcaagaatcaattttatgatttttcagattatcaataacatttctcttttttcattattcttttaagagccaacaattttaacattcataaacaacaaattcaaaaatatgcactgttcaagcattcattcagaaaacaaaaggtattgccaccacatcaaaataattaaactaatttcaagatagaattcgaaatcatgcacttcttgttcttttgcaattaaaacatttttcatttaagaaaggtgatggattcataggacattcatagctttaagacatagacactagacactaatgatcatgtaataaagacacacacataaataaaacatagggcataggaaacgaaaaatagaaaataaagaacaaggaaattaaagaacgggtccaccttagtgatggcggctagttcttcctcttgaatatcttatggagtgcttgagctcctctatttctcttccttgcctttgttgctcctccctcatggctctttggtcttctctaatttcatggaggaggatggaatgatcttggtgctccatccttagttgtcccatgttggaactcaattctcctagggaggtattgatttgctcccaatagttttgtagaggaaaatgcatcccttgaggaatctcagggatttctaaatgaggaacttcctcatgctcttgttgaggtccatgagtgggctctcttgtttgctccatccttttcttagtgatgggcttgtcctcttcaatgagggtgtcttcctctatgacaattttagctaaattgcataggtgacaaatgagatgagggaaggccaaCCTTGCCAAAGTTGAGGGTTTgttcgccaccttgtagagttctagggatatgatctcatgaacttctactttctctccattcatgatactatggatcatgatagcccggtctattgtgacttcagaccggttgctagtagggataatagagcattggatgaactccaaccatcccctagccacgggtttaaggtcaagccttcttagttgaaccggcttgcctcttgaatctctcttccattgagcgcctccCACACAAATTttcctaaggacttggtccaacctttgatcaaagttgacccttctagtgaaaagggtgaggatctccttgcatcattggcaagttgaatgctagcctcacattttctggactaaaatccaagtagttcccccgaaccatggtgagccaattctttgggtttgggttcacattttggtcatggttcttagtgatccatgcattggcatagaactcttgaaccattaagatcccgacttgttgaatggggttggtgagaatttcccaacctcttctttaaatctcatgtcggatctccggatattcattcttttttagcttgaaggggacctcggggatcacctttttcttggccacaacttcatagaagtggtcttgatggaactttgagatgaatctctccatctcccatgactcggggGTGGAGGCAGTtgtcttctctttcctttttctagaggtttctccggccttaggtgccattagtggttatggaaaataaaaagttttagctattcccacaccaaacttagaagaaagaagaaagaaaggagtagaagaagaagaaatggaggagatggagggggtgtgaattcggccaagggggtagtagtgtgtatgttgtgtgaagatgaaggtggtaaggaggggtatttatagggtaagggagagaaggaattcggccatgtgtgggtgggtttgggagggaaatggtttgaatttgaatggtgaggtaggtggggtttaatgatggatggatgtgagtggtgaagaggttgtggggaagagggtaagatttcaTAGGGgaggggtgtttggggaagagttattgatgggattggtcaatggtgtttggggaagagtgttatggaaaggtgtgaagaggagaaaagaagaggtggggtaggtggggatcctgtggggtccacagatcctgaggtgtcaagaaattctgctccctgcaccattctggcattctgtgccaattctggcgtttaacactagctctgctacctttcctggcattaaacaccagtctgctgcccatttctggcgttaaacgccagctagatGCCCATttttggtgttaaacaccagccagatgcccatttctggagtttaacgccagccagatgccagacagcctttctggcgttaaacacccaaagtgctacccattctggcatttaacgtccaggatgctgccaggctgggcgttaaacgcccattctactatccttactggcgtttaaatgccagtaagtctgtcctccagggtgtgctctttttaatgctatttttcactctgtttttgattttttttgttgtttttgtgacttcacatgatcatcaacctaaaaaaaaaacataaagtaacaatggaaaataaaataaatataattaaataacattgggttgcctcccaacaagtgcttctttaatgtcaatagcttgacagtgagctcttagagagcttcacagagatttagagcttgatgatggcctcccaacaccaaacttagaagttgagtgtgggagctctatttgactctgtgttgagagaagcttttcatgcttcctctccatggttacagaagaagatctttgagccttaaacacaaggtagtctttattcaattgaaggactagctctcctctgtctacatcaatcatagctcttgctgcggctaggaagggtcttccaaggatgatggaatcatcttcatccttcccagtatctaagattatgaagtcagcagggatgtaaaagccttcaaccttcactaacacatcctctacaagtccatatgcttgttttcttgaattgtctgccatctctagtgagattcttgcagcttgtacctcaaagatccctagtttctccattacagagaggggcatgaggtttatccctgaccccaggtcacacagagccttctcaaagtcatgggcaccataggcaccatgacctttgagaaggctctgtgtgacctggagtcaggaataaacctcatgcccctctctgtaatggagaaactagggatctttgaggtacaagctgcaagaatcaaactagagatggcaaacaattcaaggaaaaaggcttatggacttgtagaggatgtcttagtgaaggttgaaggcttttacatccctgctgacttcataatcttagatactgggaaggatgaatatgattccatcatccttggaagacccttcctagccgcagcaagagctgtgattgatgtggacagaggagagctagtccttcaattgaataaggactaccttgtgtttaaggctcaaagatcttcttctgtaaccatggagaggaagcatgaaaagcttctctcaacacagagtcaaatagagctcccacactcaacttctaagtttggt is a genomic window of Arachis ipaensis cultivar K30076 chromosome B06, Araip1.1, whole genome shotgun sequence containing:
- the LOC107647256 gene encoding uncharacterized protein LOC107647256 produces the protein MATIAEALTRLTLPPQTTQGTQQASTSSSLPSQPQPNSKGSINAITLRSGTKLDKSVAIPSKLSEETNNEEVEDEVEVMRSKNETVDKSEEEPPKVKEPKRKTLLEESLPIPFPTLAKKAKKQEDLDPTVVKVFEKVEVTVPLFQAIQQVPKYAKFLKDICTHKDKLGNLNNKPVEHSISSLLPEKCNDPSPYFVTCPIGGTKFTDCMCDLGACVSIMPLPIYEKLNLAPLKRSGARFVLADKSIVSIMGIAENVIVNIQGLLFPADFHILETPPIDSTKPSSILLGRPFLKTVRFKLDAHSGVYSFESDEKLVKFTLEESNKPILEAYSIFWSNIVEDKVIEDDKEQGKEDSAK